Proteins encoded within one genomic window of Marinobacter halotolerans:
- a CDS encoding DUF1631 family protein: protein MTRAKASRLILKMDALLVTPGLIPCSCLIERVSQDGPTVRFQLKDFSSPAVYEQLSSPDAIPAELHIFPDDGQDKQHFQFKGLVPAGPASRIFLEVTAREQTTTSEFDRLLQLGAASTKLMPPAGAPSLSHLYNQHCRRLLEQLLPEFMESTFEGIESELQQAAELRDITRLKDMRFIFQSREQRMLQDFQTQFQANQADLEPSPQSRRGAKELHLLEQHEFEDWLDLQAISNRINSQNRGTTFLLNQFLNQIFKRDVNENNNPLTPRALSICLQYMVDHLGIAREHRQTIYRAWESALAGIWPAAIRSMINDFRRGGLEAIDLTELPANWSSSETAQKADSLADQSSAGTPARNSRSGEAVSTMPTAGQSLFRLMALEEDPRAAGSGWQAPNPQLTENLRPRRTEILDRLKSEEPDMEGLLQELAVSDAGLAGALDRTAVEKASLVDRIFAPLKTQEELSEPLRHHLQMLRLPIFETLVETPDFLNDENHPARSIINNLMHICLAERASSKKLEATVAEIIDELTNLDASDPDQLEVVGERLRQLVERQDRSFVRNSERLAKNLEGKERLRQTRRAAGKRLNGLLAGRQTPKVLTRLLEAGWEQLIVLAMLREGPETRQCEELFEIVSQLQEWLSPDGTSGELAFEKELESGVTLRFIERELKTVGNPALTRSVIDELTRVLEGHQEAETTWLESYGDNDDADTTLAPEVEDSRWAIRARDIAVGDWVEIRLESGEVRRMRLVWGGEESLRFVFLSPKGMSEVSFNFPEFVEKLADGQAWLVRDHEIPFLDQSLFAVVEDIYRKLNFQATHDALTGCMHRHDFEKQILQRINGAPAPSGDAGAALLILDIDEFSVINASYGAETGDALLKHVAERLRNECQERFPNACIGRISGNEFAAILDDVATEDCLDFAESIRRQIERQVFHHGSAEYRTSVSISIRPVTEADSSPGDLLNQASLSLRTAKKQGGNRIELVRETDKPLRNSSRQWVTEIDRTIQDGSLYLRAQPIVSLDPESGEGNMYELLLGLKDSSGAEVSPQGYIEAAEQFRRSTRVDMWVVSEIMSWMRNNPDALEKITTLNVNLSGASLSDDSFMLGLETMLRRSPELAHKLCFEVTETSAVSNLHFAADFMNELKRLNCRFALDDFGTGLSSYAYLQKLPVDYVKIDGIFVRDLTTNMTNYAMVRSINELCHFLDLRTIAEYVEDMETMEALREIQVDYGQGFGIAKPRRLDSLGPR, encoded by the coding sequence ATGACCCGGGCCAAGGCTTCAAGACTGATACTCAAGATGGACGCGCTTTTAGTGACTCCGGGGCTTATTCCCTGTTCGTGCCTGATTGAGCGTGTCAGCCAGGACGGCCCCACCGTTCGATTCCAGCTAAAAGACTTTTCCTCCCCGGCCGTCTATGAGCAGCTCTCATCACCGGACGCTATTCCGGCCGAGTTGCACATTTTCCCCGATGACGGACAGGACAAGCAGCATTTCCAATTTAAAGGCCTCGTCCCTGCCGGACCGGCGAGTCGGATTTTCCTCGAGGTTACGGCACGCGAGCAGACCACAACCAGTGAATTCGACCGACTGCTGCAACTGGGAGCTGCCTCAACAAAGCTGATGCCGCCCGCCGGCGCGCCGTCCCTCAGTCACCTTTACAACCAGCATTGTCGCAGGCTGCTGGAGCAGCTGCTTCCCGAGTTCATGGAAAGCACGTTTGAAGGCATCGAATCAGAGCTCCAGCAGGCGGCAGAGCTGCGGGACATTACGCGCCTGAAGGACATGCGCTTTATCTTTCAGAGTCGCGAACAACGGATGCTCCAGGACTTTCAGACGCAATTTCAGGCTAACCAGGCCGATCTTGAGCCAAGCCCCCAGTCCCGCCGCGGCGCGAAGGAACTGCATCTGCTGGAACAGCACGAATTTGAAGACTGGTTGGACCTGCAGGCCATCTCCAATCGCATCAACTCGCAGAATCGTGGCACCACTTTCCTGCTGAATCAGTTTCTGAACCAGATTTTCAAACGTGACGTTAACGAAAACAACAATCCGCTTACTCCCAGAGCGCTCAGCATTTGCCTGCAATACATGGTCGACCACCTGGGCATAGCTCGGGAACATCGCCAGACCATATACCGGGCCTGGGAGAGCGCCCTTGCAGGAATCTGGCCCGCCGCGATCCGCTCCATGATTAACGACTTCCGTCGGGGCGGGCTTGAAGCCATCGACCTGACCGAACTGCCGGCAAACTGGTCAAGCAGCGAGACAGCGCAAAAGGCTGACAGCCTTGCCGATCAAAGCAGCGCCGGCACGCCGGCCCGGAATTCCCGGTCGGGCGAGGCGGTCTCGACAATGCCGACGGCCGGCCAATCCCTTTTCCGGTTAATGGCCCTGGAAGAGGACCCGAGAGCAGCAGGATCAGGCTGGCAGGCACCCAACCCGCAACTGACTGAAAACCTCAGGCCCAGGCGAACTGAGATTCTGGACCGCCTGAAAAGCGAAGAGCCGGACATGGAGGGGCTTCTGCAGGAACTGGCTGTGTCAGACGCAGGCCTGGCCGGTGCGCTTGACCGCACGGCTGTTGAGAAGGCGAGCCTTGTAGACCGGATATTCGCCCCGCTAAAAACCCAGGAGGAGCTTTCAGAACCACTCCGCCACCATCTGCAAATGCTTCGATTACCGATCTTCGAAACACTGGTTGAGACTCCGGATTTTCTGAACGATGAGAACCACCCGGCCCGCAGCATTATCAATAACCTGATGCACATCTGCCTTGCAGAACGGGCGTCGAGCAAGAAACTGGAAGCCACGGTTGCCGAAATTATTGATGAACTGACCAATCTGGACGCATCGGATCCTGACCAGCTTGAGGTTGTGGGTGAACGGCTAAGGCAACTTGTCGAGCGACAGGACCGATCTTTTGTCCGCAACTCGGAACGGCTGGCCAAGAACCTCGAAGGCAAGGAGCGTCTGCGCCAGACACGCCGGGCCGCAGGCAAACGACTGAACGGGCTTCTGGCTGGGCGGCAGACACCCAAGGTACTGACCCGCCTGCTGGAAGCCGGCTGGGAGCAACTCATTGTCCTGGCGATGCTGCGGGAAGGCCCGGAAACCCGTCAATGTGAAGAGCTTTTTGAGATTGTGAGCCAGCTACAGGAGTGGTTATCTCCAGACGGCACATCAGGCGAGTTGGCGTTCGAGAAGGAGCTAGAAAGCGGGGTCACACTAAGGTTCATCGAGCGGGAGCTCAAAACCGTTGGTAATCCCGCGCTGACCCGATCGGTAATCGACGAGCTGACCCGGGTTCTCGAGGGTCACCAGGAAGCAGAGACTACCTGGCTGGAGTCGTACGGCGACAACGATGATGCAGACACAACACTGGCACCGGAAGTCGAGGACAGTCGCTGGGCCATAAGAGCGAGGGACATTGCGGTTGGTGACTGGGTAGAAATCCGGCTCGAAAGCGGCGAGGTCCGGCGAATGCGCCTGGTGTGGGGCGGGGAGGAATCCCTGCGATTTGTTTTTCTCTCCCCCAAAGGAATGAGTGAGGTCAGTTTTAACTTCCCGGAGTTTGTGGAGAAACTTGCCGACGGCCAGGCGTGGTTGGTCAGGGATCATGAAATTCCCTTTCTGGATCAGAGCCTTTTCGCCGTCGTTGAGGACATTTATCGAAAGCTGAATTTTCAGGCCACCCACGATGCCCTCACCGGCTGCATGCATCGGCATGATTTCGAAAAGCAGATACTGCAACGCATCAACGGAGCCCCGGCCCCTTCCGGAGACGCGGGCGCGGCCTTGCTGATACTGGATATTGATGAATTCAGCGTGATTAACGCATCCTACGGCGCCGAAACCGGTGACGCGCTGCTGAAGCACGTTGCCGAAAGACTTCGCAATGAGTGTCAGGAACGCTTTCCGAATGCCTGTATAGGCAGGATAAGCGGCAATGAGTTCGCCGCCATTCTGGACGATGTCGCCACAGAAGACTGTCTGGATTTTGCCGAATCCATCCGGCGCCAGATCGAGCGGCAGGTTTTCCATCATGGTTCGGCGGAATATAGGACGTCCGTGAGTATAAGCATAAGGCCGGTGACCGAAGCCGACTCGTCGCCCGGAGATCTTCTCAACCAGGCCAGCCTCTCCCTGCGAACCGCTAAAAAGCAGGGCGGCAACCGCATTGAACTGGTTCGGGAGACTGACAAACCCTTACGGAACAGCAGCCGTCAGTGGGTAACCGAGATTGATCGCACCATCCAGGATGGAAGCCTTTATCTACGCGCGCAGCCCATCGTTTCTCTCGACCCCGAGTCGGGCGAGGGCAACATGTATGAACTTTTGCTGGGATTAAAGGACAGCTCCGGGGCAGAAGTCTCTCCCCAGGGTTATATCGAAGCGGCAGAACAGTTCAGGCGAAGCACCAGAGTGGATATGTGGGTTGTTTCAGAGATAATGAGTTGGATGCGGAATAATCCGGACGCCCTGGAAAAGATTACGACACTAAACGTAAATCTATCAGGCGCTTCATTGAGCGACGACAGCTTCATGCTTGGGCTGGAAACAATGCTCAGGAGAAGTCCGGAGCTGGCGCACAAGCTCTGTTTCGAGGTGACCGAGACCTCTGCGGTTTCCAACCTCCACTTTGCCGCTGATTTCATGAACGAGCTGAAACGCCTGAACTGCCGTTTCGCTCTCGACGATTTTGGAACCGGCCTCTCCTCTTACGCGTACCTTCAGAAGCTTCCGGTGGACTACGTAAAAATCGACGGCATCTTTGTTCGCGATCTCACCACCAACATGACGAATTACGCCATGGTGCGGTCAATCAACGAGCTCTGCCATTTTCTGGATCTTCGCACAATCGCGGAATATGTCGAAGACATGGAAACCATGGAAGCCCTCCGGGAGATACAGGTGGACTATGGTCAGGGCTTTGGTATTGCCAAACCCCGCAGACTGGATAGCCTGGGCCCCCGGTAA
- a CDS encoding HIT domain-containing protein produces MSYDQPFVLHSKLEADTVSLGQSRLCEVRLMNDSHWPWVLLVPRVADVREIYQLPKEQQLRLAEESSLLGEGMMKVFAGDKFNVAALGNMVPQLHLHHIVRFEGDAAWPGPVWGKVSPEAYDPQAIADIRARLQPTLDALK; encoded by the coding sequence ATGAGTTACGATCAGCCCTTCGTTCTGCACTCAAAGCTGGAAGCGGATACCGTTTCCCTCGGCCAGAGCCGGCTGTGTGAAGTGCGGCTGATGAACGACAGTCACTGGCCCTGGGTGTTGCTTGTACCCAGGGTGGCGGATGTCCGGGAAATCTATCAGCTGCCCAAGGAACAGCAGCTTCGGCTGGCTGAAGAGTCGTCCTTGCTGGGCGAGGGCATGATGAAGGTGTTTGCCGGTGACAAGTTCAATGTGGCGGCGCTGGGCAACATGGTGCCCCAGTTGCACCTGCATCATATCGTGCGTTTCGAGGGCGATGCGGCCTGGCCCGGCCCGGTGTGGGGAAAGGTTAGCCCGGAAGCCTATGATCCACAGGCCATCGCTGACATCCGGGCCCGACTGCAACCGACTCTGGATGCATTGAAATAG
- the galE gene encoding UDP-glucose 4-epimerase GalE has translation MKVLVTGGAGYIGSHVVRQLGEAGHDIVIFDNLSTGYRWAVTCGELVVGDLADEATIEQVFADHAFEAVLHFAANIVVPESVENPLKYYSNNTRNTLNLLKAVERHQVPRMVFSSTAAVYGMPEQTVLTEDLPLAPINPYGASKMMSERMIMDLAAASSLNYVILRYFNVAGANPDGLLGQATPEATHLIKVACECVTGKRDGMSIFGTDYDTRDGTCIRDYIHVEDLAKAHVMALDYMAGGGESRVLNCGYGRGFTVREVIEMVKQESGVDFSVTETGRRPGDPGALMADNTRIRDVLGWEPSFDDLKTIVSTALAWEKIWAERQSH, from the coding sequence ATGAAAGTACTTGTGACTGGAGGCGCCGGCTACATCGGCAGCCACGTCGTTCGGCAGTTGGGCGAGGCGGGCCACGACATCGTGATTTTCGATAACCTGTCTACCGGCTATCGCTGGGCGGTTACCTGTGGTGAGCTTGTTGTCGGGGATCTTGCTGATGAAGCTACTATCGAGCAGGTTTTCGCGGATCATGCTTTCGAGGCTGTGCTCCACTTCGCGGCCAATATTGTGGTGCCGGAATCCGTTGAAAACCCCCTGAAGTATTACAGTAACAACACCCGTAATACCCTGAACCTGTTGAAAGCCGTTGAGCGACACCAGGTTCCCCGCATGGTGTTTTCCTCTACAGCAGCCGTTTACGGCATGCCCGAACAGACCGTACTGACAGAAGATTTGCCGTTGGCGCCGATCAATCCTTACGGTGCATCCAAAATGATGAGCGAACGGATGATCATGGACCTGGCCGCGGCAAGCTCACTGAACTACGTTATTTTGCGCTATTTCAACGTCGCAGGGGCCAACCCGGACGGACTGCTGGGCCAGGCCACGCCCGAGGCCACGCACCTGATCAAGGTTGCCTGCGAGTGTGTTACCGGCAAGCGCGATGGCATGAGCATCTTTGGTACCGACTACGATACCCGCGATGGCACCTGTATCCGTGATTACATTCACGTGGAAGACCTGGCCAAAGCCCATGTGATGGCGCTGGATTATATGGCCGGCGGCGGTGAATCCCGTGTACTGAACTGCGGTTATGGCCGTGGTTTTACCGTTCGCGAAGTGATTGAAATGGTGAAGCAGGAATCCGGCGTCGATTTCAGTGTGACTGAAACCGGCCGCCGGCCAGGGGACCCGGGTGCACTGATGGCCGATAACACCAGAATCCGGGACGTGCTCGGATGGGAGCCATCGTTCGATGACCTGAAGACCATCGTTTCAACGGCGCTGGCCTGGGAAAAGATCTGGGCTGAAAGGCAGTCGCACTAG
- the aspS gene encoding aspartate--tRNA ligase: MRSHYCGGINESHIDQEVTLCGWVHRRRDHGGVIFLDLRDRDGMSQVVIDPDTPESFALAEKVRSEFVVQITGRVRRRPAGTENSNMSTGQVEVLGKQLAILNAAATPPFPLDEHEHVGEDVRLKYRYVDLRRPEMINRLRFRSRVTSYVRNFLDGNGFMDVETPILTRATPEGARDYLVPSRTHEGSFFALPQSPQLFKQLLMVSGVDRYYQIAKCFRDEDLRADRQPEFTQIDIEASFVDEETLMSLTEDMIRALFKDVLEIALPAFPRMPYKEAMQRYGSDKPDLRIPLELIDVGDLVAGVDFKVFAGPANDEKGRVAALRVPRGGELTRKQIDDYTKFVGIYGAKGLAYIKVNDVSKGVEGLQSPIIKFLGDDVAQAVIERVAAEDGDIVFFGADKTNVVNEALGALRIKVGHDMKLLTTDWAPLWVVDFPMFEETPDGGLTAIHHPFTAPSCTPEELAASPATALSRAYDMVLNGTELGGGSIRIHDQSTQEGVFRALGIGDEEAREKFGFLLDALKYGCPPHGGLAFGLDRLIMLMTGATSIRDVIAFPKTQSATCLMTQAPGEVTDKQLRELHIRRRKPAAKAGEGSVAQQAEES; this comes from the coding sequence ATGCGCAGTCATTATTGCGGTGGGATCAACGAATCCCACATTGATCAGGAAGTCACACTTTGCGGTTGGGTGCACCGTCGCCGCGATCATGGCGGGGTCATCTTTCTGGATCTCCGTGATCGGGACGGTATGTCCCAGGTAGTGATTGACCCGGATACCCCCGAAAGCTTTGCGCTGGCGGAAAAAGTCCGCAGCGAATTCGTCGTGCAGATTACTGGCCGTGTTCGCCGCCGCCCGGCAGGAACCGAAAACAGCAACATGTCCACCGGCCAGGTGGAAGTGCTGGGCAAACAGCTGGCCATTCTCAACGCCGCTGCAACGCCGCCTTTCCCGCTGGACGAGCACGAGCATGTGGGCGAGGACGTTCGCCTCAAATACCGCTATGTGGATCTGCGTCGGCCGGAGATGATCAATCGACTGCGCTTTCGTTCGCGAGTTACCAGCTATGTCCGGAACTTCCTGGACGGCAACGGCTTCATGGATGTGGAAACTCCGATCCTGACCCGTGCAACACCGGAAGGTGCCCGTGATTACCTGGTGCCGAGCCGCACCCACGAAGGTTCCTTCTTCGCGCTTCCGCAATCGCCCCAGCTGTTCAAGCAGTTGCTGATGGTGTCCGGCGTTGACCGTTATTACCAGATCGCCAAGTGCTTCCGCGACGAAGACCTGCGGGCGGATCGCCAGCCGGAATTCACCCAGATCGATATCGAGGCGTCCTTCGTTGATGAAGAGACCCTGATGTCGCTGACCGAAGACATGATCCGGGCCCTGTTCAAAGATGTACTGGAGATCGCCCTGCCAGCCTTTCCGCGCATGCCTTACAAGGAAGCCATGCAACGCTACGGCAGCGACAAGCCGGACCTGCGTATCCCGCTGGAGCTGATCGACGTGGGCGACCTGGTGGCCGGTGTGGATTTCAAAGTATTCGCCGGCCCTGCCAATGATGAAAAAGGCCGCGTCGCGGCACTGCGTGTTCCCAGGGGCGGGGAGCTAACCCGCAAGCAGATCGACGACTACACCAAGTTCGTCGGTATCTATGGAGCGAAAGGCCTGGCCTATATCAAGGTCAACGATGTGTCGAAAGGTGTGGAAGGCCTGCAGTCGCCGATCATCAAATTCCTGGGGGATGATGTCGCCCAGGCCGTGATCGAGAGGGTTGCCGCCGAAGACGGCGATATCGTCTTCTTCGGTGCGGACAAGACCAACGTGGTCAACGAAGCCCTTGGCGCGCTGCGCATCAAGGTCGGCCACGATATGAAGCTGCTGACCACCGACTGGGCGCCGCTCTGGGTCGTGGATTTCCCGATGTTCGAGGAAACCCCGGATGGCGGTCTGACCGCCATTCACCACCCGTTCACCGCGCCTTCCTGCACCCCGGAAGAGCTCGCCGCGTCGCCGGCCACGGCTTTGTCCCGTGCCTACGACATGGTGCTGAACGGTACCGAGCTGGGCGGTGGATCCATTCGTATCCACGACCAGTCCACCCAGGAAGGCGTGTTCCGTGCTCTGGGTATTGGTGACGAGGAAGCCCGTGAAAAATTCGGCTTCCTGCTGGATGCCCTGAAATACGGCTGTCCCCCCCATGGCGGTCTGGCCTTTGGCCTGGACCGGTTGATCATGCTGATGACCGGCGCCACTTCCATTCGTGACGTCATCGCGTTCCCGAAAACCCAGAGCGCGACCTGCCTGATGACCCAGGCTCCGGGCGAGGTCACCGACAAGCAGCTGCGGGAACTCCATATCCGCCGCCGCAAGCCGGCCGCCAAAGCTGGTGAGGGGAGCGTGGCACAGCAGGCAGAGGAATCGTAA
- the fabR gene encoding HTH-type transcriptional repressor FabR, with translation MSTRAEQKLRTRRALMDAALAQLSADRGFGSLSLREVAREAGIAPTSFYRHFAELDELGLALVDEGGVALRQLMRQARKRIARDGSAISTSVDTFMEYLGNNSNLFRLMLRESTGVSKPFRTAIKAEIDHFVAELEADLKRIAEERNRPLYSSRLVAEAMVTLVFNQGADALDATNAEKELLKDKLKTELRIILVGSRAIADRGE, from the coding sequence TTGTCAACAAGAGCCGAGCAGAAACTGCGCACCAGGCGCGCCCTGATGGACGCCGCCCTGGCCCAACTCAGTGCCGATCGTGGTTTCGGTAGTCTGAGCCTGCGGGAGGTCGCGCGGGAAGCCGGCATTGCCCCCACCTCGTTTTACCGGCATTTCGCCGAACTGGACGAACTGGGACTGGCGCTGGTGGATGAAGGCGGTGTGGCGCTCAGACAACTGATGCGTCAGGCCCGCAAGCGTATTGCCCGCGATGGCAGCGCAATCAGCACGTCGGTCGACACCTTCATGGAGTACCTTGGCAACAACTCCAACCTGTTCCGGTTGATGCTGCGGGAAAGTACCGGGGTATCAAAGCCCTTCAGAACGGCGATCAAGGCGGAGATCGACCATTTCGTGGCGGAACTGGAGGCAGATCTGAAGCGGATTGCCGAGGAGCGCAACCGCCCGTTGTACAGCTCGAGGCTGGTGGCGGAAGCGATGGTGACGCTGGTATTCAATCAGGGTGCCGATGCCCTGGACGCCACCAACGCCGAGAAGGAACTGCTGAAGGATAAACTGAAGACCGAGCTCAGAATCATTCTGGTAGGTTCCCGCGCCATTGCTGATCGCGGGGAATAG
- a CDS encoding PEP-CTERM sorting domain-containing protein (PEP-CTERM proteins occur, often in large numbers, in the proteomes of bacteria that also encode an exosortase, a predicted intramembrane cysteine proteinase. The presence of a PEP-CTERM domain at a protein's C-terminus predicts cleavage within the sorting domain, followed by covalent anchoring to some some component of the (usually Gram-negative) cell surface. Many PEP-CTERM proteins exhibit an unusual sequence composition that includes large numbers of potential glycosylation sites. Expression of one such protein has been shown restore the ability of a bacterium to form floc, a type of biofilm.): protein MLFDNNSLTNSGDADNDLHIFEIGPDVEDTFVAIRPTADTLSLLGAFSGLEINDGFFSIGKVFGATSSLDIDSVFGGFGAGQLRFDAVQLIDDIDEGASSGSTVGADIDAVGAIFSAPPVPREVPEPGSLALLAGGLLLSSVFRLARGRSQDR, encoded by the coding sequence TTGCTGTTCGATAACAACAGCCTTACCAACAGCGGTGACGCAGACAACGACCTGCACATCTTCGAGATCGGACCGGATGTCGAAGACACCTTTGTTGCCATTCGTCCGACGGCGGATACCCTCAGCCTGCTTGGCGCTTTCAGCGGACTGGAGATCAATGATGGTTTCTTCAGTATCGGTAAAGTATTTGGTGCGACTTCGTCCCTGGATATTGATTCTGTATTCGGAGGTTTCGGGGCCGGCCAACTCAGATTCGACGCTGTCCAGCTGATTGACGACATTGATGAGGGCGCTTCAAGTGGCTCAACAGTAGGAGCGGATATTGACGCGGTCGGTGCTATTTTTTCGGCTCCGCCGGTCCCCCGTGAGGTTCCCGAACCGGGATCACTAGCACTATTGGCCGGTGGCCTGCTGCTGAGCTCGGTATTTCGCCTTGCCAGAGGTCGTAGTCAGGACCGTTAG
- the tadA gene encoding tRNA adenosine(34) deaminase TadA codes for MPDQVDGLTDSYWMNRALALAELAKRIGEVPVGAVVVLDGREIGAGFNAPISGCDPTAHAEIRALRDAAARVGNYRLSGATLYVTLEPCTMCVGAVVHSRISRLVYGATEPKAGAVESIRQSLQESHLNWQVESVGGVLADQCSSIISEFFSARRAQIRRRRQAQTGKE; via the coding sequence ATGCCAGATCAGGTTGACGGGTTGACCGACAGTTACTGGATGAACAGGGCTCTTGCTCTGGCGGAGTTGGCAAAGCGGATTGGCGAGGTACCGGTTGGCGCCGTGGTGGTGCTGGATGGACGGGAAATCGGGGCGGGTTTCAATGCCCCGATATCCGGTTGTGATCCGACCGCTCACGCGGAAATACGTGCTCTGCGGGATGCCGCAGCCCGGGTGGGCAATTATCGGCTTTCCGGGGCAACGCTCTACGTCACGCTTGAGCCCTGCACCATGTGCGTCGGGGCGGTCGTTCATAGTAGAATCAGCCGCTTGGTTTATGGGGCGACTGAGCCGAAAGCCGGCGCGGTTGAATCGATTCGTCAGAGCCTTCAGGAAAGCCATCTTAACTGGCAGGTAGAGTCCGTGGGCGGCGTCCTGGCGGATCAGTGTAGCAGCATCATCAGCGAGTTTTTTTCTGCGCGACGGGCCCAGATTCGCCGTCGCAGGCAGGCTCAGACAGGGAAGGAGTAA
- a CDS encoding UDP-glucose dehydrogenase family protein — translation MKITIFGTGYVGLVTGACLADVGHHVLCMDVDQGKIEKLKNGQIPIYEPGLESIVKHTVEAGRLAFTTDTEEAVGHGILQFIAVGTPPDEDGSADLQYVTAVARSIGQYMTDYKVVVDKSTVPVGTGDRVKAAVRSELDKRGLEHEFDVVSNPEFLKEGAAINDFMKPDRIIVGTDSDRAMELLREVYYPFNRSHDRMIFMDIRSAELTKYAANSMLATKISFMNEIANLAERLGADIENVRRGIGSDPRIGYHFIYPGCGYGGSCFPKDVQALTRIARDCEYDSHLLNAVETVNNAQKYVLFDKISHFFNGDLKGKVVALWGLAFKPNTDDMREASSRTLMQQLWKAGASVQAFDPEAMEETQRIFGDQPGLTLCGTKEQAIKGADVLAICTEWKEFRSPDFEAIASALSGKAVFDGRNLYEPEMLERHGMIYYAIGRGRNQFHGN, via the coding sequence ATGAAGATTACAATTTTCGGCACCGGTTATGTTGGCCTGGTCACAGGTGCCTGCCTGGCGGATGTTGGTCATCATGTTCTGTGTATGGACGTGGATCAGGGAAAAATTGAAAAGCTGAAAAACGGCCAGATCCCGATTTACGAGCCGGGGCTCGAGTCCATCGTCAAACACACCGTCGAGGCCGGCCGCCTTGCTTTTACCACGGATACCGAGGAAGCCGTCGGCCACGGCATTCTGCAGTTCATTGCGGTAGGTACTCCGCCGGATGAAGACGGTTCCGCCGACCTGCAGTATGTGACTGCGGTGGCCCGTTCCATCGGTCAATACATGACGGATTACAAGGTGGTGGTGGACAAGTCCACCGTGCCGGTCGGCACGGGCGACCGGGTCAAGGCAGCGGTGCGCAGTGAGCTCGACAAGCGCGGCCTTGAACATGAATTCGACGTGGTGTCGAACCCGGAATTCCTGAAAGAAGGCGCCGCCATCAACGATTTCATGAAGCCGGATCGCATCATTGTGGGCACAGACAGCGACCGCGCCATGGAGCTTCTGCGTGAAGTGTATTACCCCTTCAACCGCAGCCACGACCGTATGATCTTTATGGATATCCGGTCGGCGGAGCTGACCAAGTACGCCGCCAACTCCATGCTGGCGACCAAAATCAGCTTCATGAACGAGATTGCCAACCTGGCAGAACGTCTGGGCGCTGATATCGAGAATGTGCGCCGGGGTATCGGTTCCGACCCACGCATTGGCTATCACTTTATCTACCCGGGCTGTGGTTACGGCGGTTCCTGTTTCCCCAAGGATGTTCAGGCGCTGACCCGCATCGCGCGGGATTGCGAATACGACAGCCATCTGTTGAACGCGGTCGAAACGGTCAATAATGCCCAGAAATACGTGCTGTTCGACAAGATCAGCCATTTCTTTAACGGCGATCTCAAGGGCAAAGTTGTGGCGCTCTGGGGGCTTGCGTTCAAGCCAAACACCGACGACATGCGGGAAGCGTCCTCAAGAACGCTGATGCAGCAGTTGTGGAAGGCCGGTGCGTCAGTCCAGGCCTTCGATCCGGAAGCCATGGAGGAGACCCAGCGCATCTTCGGGGATCAGCCGGGTCTGACGCTGTGTGGTACCAAAGAGCAGGCCATCAAAGGCGCGGATGTACTGGCCATCTGTACCGAGTGGAAGGAGTTCCGTTCTCCTGACTTCGAGGCTATTGCCTCAGCATTGAGTGGCAAGGCGGTCTTCGACGGACGGAACCTGTACGAACCGGAAATGCTGGAACGCCACGGCATGATCTACTACGCCATCGGTCGTGGCCGGAACCAGTTTCACGGTAATTGA